In Gordonia sp. SL306, the genomic window TGCGCACGTATGCGACTCCTGCACGGACTGTCTCGATGAAGGCCTTGTTGAGTCTGTCCGCATCGTGCTTGGGCAGTTCTACGCCGAGGAACACCTCGAGGGCGACGTCGAGCGTCAGCTCCTTGAACTCGCTGAACAGCTTCACATCGCCGGAGGGGAACCGCTCGATCCGATCGGCGATCATCGGCGCCATCTCCTGCATGTAGCCCTTGAGCGCCGACGGGGTGAACGCCTGCTGGAGGATGTGCCGGTGGTGCCGGTGCTCGTCGAAATCGAGCAGCATGATGCCGCGATTGAAGAAGGGGCCGATGAAGTAGCTCCAGGCCGGACCGTTGGCGAAGGCCTTGTCGCGGTTCATCAGGATCTCGTCGGCCGCCCTCGGACCGGACGCGATCACCATCTGGATACCCAGCGCATTGAGCCCGGACACCTGGCCGAACCGTGCCAGCCGGTCGTCGCCGAACGCAAACGGATCACGGCGCATGGACATCATCTCGAGGATTCCGTTGCGGTCGGCGCACGGCACCTCGAGCACGTCGCTGCCGGCCGGGGACTTCGCGAACACCGTCGTTGTCACGTCACGTCTCCTCACACCCACAGATCAGGGACAGACTGTGACCCCGATCGCATTCTCTCGAACCATTGGAACAGAATATCGAAAATGTTTCTAGTCCCGGCCGTGATCGGGGCCCCGGGCGGACAGCAACGCATGACAGCGGACCAGGCGGTCGCGCCACCACTGCTCACGCGGCCCATCGGCCAACGGCACAGCGCTCCGATCGATGATGTGTTCGGGCCCGAACCAATGCATGGTGACCGCCCCTTCGGCCGGCAGGAAGGGCACGGCCACATCGGCACTGAAGAGAGCGCCGGTGCCGAGCCCGCAGGCGTGGTCGAGGGTCGGTAGTGCGGCCGCCGCTGCCACTCCGGCAGAAATGCCCACCGCCGAGTCGAGCGCCGACGACACCACGACGGGCAGACCGATCGAGTCGGCGATCTCCAGCGTCGCCCGCATCCCACCGAGCGGCGCGACCTTGACGATGGCCACGTCGGCGGCACCGGCGGCGACCACCCGATAGGGATCGGCTGCCTTCCGGATCGACTCGTCCGCGGCGATCGGGACGTCGACGGCACGGCGAACCTCGGCGAGTTCCTCCACGGTTGCGCACGGTTGTTCGACGTACTCGACGTCGCCGATCGCCCGGATCGCCCGGATCGCCTCGACGACAGTCCATTTGCCGTTTGCGTCGACCCGCACCCGAGCCACCCCGGCGCGGGCGGCGGCCACCCGCGCGACGTCGTCGTCGAGCGTCTGCCCGGGCTCGGCGACCTTGACCTTCGCGGTCGACGCCCCCGGATAGCGAGCCAGTATGCCGGCGACCTCGTCCGCCGGGACAGCCGGCACGGTCGCATTGACGGCGATCACGTTGCGTACCGGCGGCGGCGGCCCCTGGTAGGCCGCCTCGATCCCGGCCGCGAGCCACGCCGACGCTTCGTCGTCGTCGTATTCCACGAACGGACCGAACTCCCCCCATCCGGCCGGCCCGCGGAACACCATCGTCTCGCGCACGGTGAGGCCACGGAACCGCGTGCGCATCGGCAATCGGACCACCAACGCCGTGGCGAGCAGGTCGGCCGTTGTGGGCAGTGCGTTCCCGGACATCACCGGTCCCTTCTCACGAAGCCTCCTTGGAACAAATCTTTTACTTCGTTCCAAGCTGGGTTAGTCTCCTCACATGTCAGTCAACCAGGACTACGAGCAGTCGATCCGCGAGGCCGAACCGGTCATCGTCGACGACGAGGCCGATACGGCGATCCCCTCGCCGCGTCTCGGTGCCGATTCCCTCGTCTGGAAGTTCTACGGCGACAGTCGCGGAGTCCTTGGCTTCCAGCGCCTCGCCGGCACCGAGAACTGCATCGAACAGCTCGGCCAGGCAGTGCTCGACCACTCCGTCATCTTCGACGACTTCCTGGGTCGCGCGCGACGGACCGGACCACCGGTGATGAAGACCGTCTACAGCACCGAGCCCCAGAAGTGGGGACGCACGGTTCGCGACTTCCACCGCGACATCAAGGGCACCATCAGCGACGGATCGCGGTATCACGCACTCAATCCCGAGCTGTTCTATTGGGCACACGCGACGTTCGTCGATCAGGTGCTCTACATCACCGACACATTCATCCGCAGGTTGAGCTACGCCGAGAAGGTCCAGATCTTCGAGGAGAGCAAGATCTGGTACGAGCTGTACGGAGTCAGCGCCCGGAGCCAGCCGCAGACCTACGAGGAGTTCCTCGCCTATTGGGACGACATGCTGAACCGGTTCGTCCCGCACAAGACCGTCGTGTACGCCACCGGCTACATCCGCCAGGGCCTCCCCCGGCCCAAGAAGATCCCGGCGACGGTGTGGAGGGTGGCTTCGGTCCCGCTGAACGGATTCATCCGCACGGTCATCGTCGGCACGATCCCGCAACAGATGCGCGACGTGTGCGGTCTCGAGTGGGATGCCAAACGGGAGAAGCGCTTCCAGCGTTTCGCGGCGGCCATGCGGGCGGCGAATCCGGTGTTCAACCGACTGCCACTGAAATGGCTCTACGTGCCATGGGCCTACCAGGCCTGGCGAGAGATCGGCGTGGACCCACGGCCGTTGTACAACAAGAAGGGGTCGTCGTAGGACGACTCCCCCGGTGACCGGAGGCGCGGCGTGGGCCCCAGGTCTCCGTCGAGCGCTCTGCTGATCGATGGTCCGATCCGCGCGAAGTCTGCTGCCGCCGTCGACATCGGGTAGACGTCGGCGATCAGTGCCAGCCAGTGATAGATCTGCCGGAGATCGTCGGTCGACAACGGCCCGTTGACCCAGTTGTCACTCTTCCAGGTCTCACGTTCCCAGGTCTGCCAGGGGTAATCCGCGTCGGCCGGCGGGGACACCGAGTACAGCCCACGGACGATGACGTCGTTGCGAGCGGCCCCGGACTCCGTGCGCCATCGGGCCACGACCTCCCCGAACCCGACGTAGTCGTCGGCCGTCCACGCGCTCACCGGGAATCGCTTCCACCCT contains:
- a CDS encoding oxygenase MpaB family protein; this encodes MSVNQDYEQSIREAEPVIVDDEADTAIPSPRLGADSLVWKFYGDSRGVLGFQRLAGTENCIEQLGQAVLDHSVIFDDFLGRARRTGPPVMKTVYSTEPQKWGRTVRDFHRDIKGTISDGSRYHALNPELFYWAHATFVDQVLYITDTFIRRLSYAEKVQIFEESKIWYELYGVSARSQPQTYEEFLAYWDDMLNRFVPHKTVVYATGYIRQGLPRPKKIPATVWRVASVPLNGFIRTVIVGTIPQQMRDVCGLEWDAKREKRFQRFAAAMRAANPVFNRLPLKWLYVPWAYQAWREIGVDPRPLYNKKGSS
- a CDS encoding o-succinylbenzoate synthase, giving the protein MSGNALPTTADLLATALVVRLPMRTRFRGLTVRETMVFRGPAGWGEFGPFVEYDDDEASAWLAAGIEAAYQGPPPPVRNVIAVNATVPAVPADEVAGILARYPGASTAKVKVAEPGQTLDDDVARVAAARAGVARVRVDANGKWTVVEAIRAIRAIGDVEYVEQPCATVEELAEVRRAVDVPIAADESIRKAADPYRVVAAGAADVAIVKVAPLGGMRATLEIADSIGLPVVVSSALDSAVGISAGVAAAAALPTLDHACGLGTGALFSADVAVPFLPAEGAVTMHWFGPEHIIDRSAVPLADGPREQWWRDRLVRCHALLSARGPDHGRD